In the genome of Pelodiscus sinensis isolate JC-2024 chromosome 3, ASM4963464v1, whole genome shotgun sequence, one region contains:
- the SAYSD1 gene encoding SAYSvFN domain-containing protein 1, which produces MELRLAQFRAARRAAQPTAAPRQAASPAPEQGAEREAGLDPRGRPAQSGAGGPAPSQDLAAAPWGPRALLTPVALLKLLLWLVLLGLAAELQFGLPCFVLSLFYWLRAGMRGPGERRPRETSAYSVFNPGCRAIPGTLTAEQLERELHYRPAAGS; this is translated from the exons ATGGAGCTTAGGCTGGCGCAGTTCCGAGCCGCGCGCCGCGCCGCCCAGCCCACAGCGGCACCGCGCCAGGCCGCGTCTCCAGCGCCTGAACAGGGAGCGGAGCGCGAGGCGGGCCTGGACCCGCGGGGCCGCCCCGCCCAG AGCGGTGCTGGCGGGCCCGCCCCCTCGCAGGACCTGGCCGCCGCCCCGTGGGGCCCCCGCGCGCTCCTGACCCCCGTGGCCttgctgaagctgctgctgtggctggtGCTGCTGGGACTCGCCGCCGAGCTGCAGTTCGGGCTGCCCTGCTTCGTCCTGTCGCTCTTCTACTGGCTGCGCGCCGGCATGCGCGGCCCCGGCGAGAGGCGGCCGCGGGAGACCAGCGCCTACTCTGTCTTCAACCCGGGCTGCCGGGCCATCCCGGGGACGCTCACGGcggagcagctggagcgggagctgCACTACAGACCCGCGGCCGGGAGCTAG